The sequence CATCGTACTCAGCAATTGCGCCGCTTCCTCCTGTTCCAGATAGATATGGCTGCCGCTATTCTTGGATAGTTTGGCGTAGCGGATGTTGACGGCCGGATTGGTTGTAATCTGATGCTCTTCATAGAGGAAGCGGAAAAAAGAGCGGTAGGTGGAAAGGTGGCGGTTGAGTGTTTTGGGCGAGAGATCCTGCGATAAACGTAAATAATCCAGGAAGTCGCGCAGCATCAGGCTGTCCACCTGGGCGAAAACGCTGATATTCTGCAGCCGCAGGTAGATCACAAAAGCCGCCAGATCATAACCGTATTCGATGATGGTTAAGGGAGAATGGTTCTGGCGGGCGTATTCATTTTGGAAACGTTCCACCCAATGCCAGAGGGCCAAGGTCTCGGCATCGGGCTCTGCGCGGTTGCCTGCCGCATCGATCCGGTAAAGTTTGTCGGGGTAGGACACGGAAAATCACATTCCTTTTTTGCCAGGTTCGTCATCAAAGCAGCGCGCGGTCGATTTCATGGGCACCATCGGCGCTGTCAGCCGGATAAAAACTGGGGAGACGGCCTGTTTTTTTCTGATAGACTGCGCTGAGCTTTGCTTGAAATGCTTCGATCTGACTGCCGGGCAGCAGATTGATCGTACAACCGCCAAAGCCGGCGCCGGTCATGCGGGCTCCCAGGACTCCGGGGATGTTTTGCGCCGTCTCTGCCAAACAATCCAGCGCCGCTCCGGTTACTTCATAATCATCGCGCAGAGAGCGATGCGAAGCATTGAGCAGCAAACCGAATGACACTAAGTCACCCGCCGTCAAGGCCGCCGCGGCACTCAACACTCTGGCATTTTCGCTGATCACATGGCGGGCCCGCCGAAAGAGCAAGCTGTCCTGCAGAACAGCGCCTGTTGCGGCGAATTGCCGCGGTGTGATGGCAGCCAGATTGGCCGCCTGCGGCAGCGCTCTCTGCAGCATGGCCAGAGCGGCTTCACATTCCTGCCGGCGCTGATTGTACTTGCTTTGCAGCAGCGAACGGGGATAATTGCTGTTGACAATCAGCAGACGATAATCCCCCAGGTGCAGCGGTACGGCTTGAAACCGTAAGTCGGAACAGCGCAGCAGCAGCGCATGGTTCGCTTTCCCCATGGCGGCAGCGAACTGATCCATGATGCCGCATTGGACGCCGATGAAATCGCATTCCGCGGTTTGTGCCAGTTCTGCCAGCCGCAGGGGAGGAATTTGCAGCCGATTGAGCCGGTTGAGCGCTGTGGCGGTCACCAGCTCAATGGCGGCGGAAGAGGAAAGGCCGCTGGCCAAAGGGACCGTTTCGTGATAATACAAATCACAGCCTTGCAGCAGACAGCCTTGCCGCTGCAGGATATGAGCGATCGCCAGCTGATAGCTGCCCCATGGTTCCTGCAGAAAATCGGTTAAGTGATCGAGATCTGCCTGCAGCGGCTGCGGCCATTGACTGTCAGCCAGGCGCAGGAGACGGTCCCGGCGCGGCCGCGCCAATAAAAAAGAGCCGATCTCCAGCGCCACCGGCAGGACATAACCGCCGTTATAATCCGTGTGTTCGCCGATCAAGTTAATCCGCCCCGGGGCAAAAAAGCAGCGGATGCCGTCGGCGTTGCCGCCAAAAGTTCCGAGAAAGTCCGCCAGCATTATTTGCAGCGTTTGATCCATTTTATAAAAACTCCCTGGCTTGCCATTGATCTCTGCGGCAGCAAAAAAAGCCTGCCGCATTGTGCAACAATCTTAGAAATACTTCTCTTTTCAGGCAGGAAAGCCCTTCCCGAAAGTCAAATACTTTAAGCAATACGGGAAAAGGAGTGATTTGAATGGCGAATAAACAATTAACCGCGGATATCACCAATGCTTTCGGACCATCCGGTTATGAAGAAGATGTGGTGGAAGTCATCAAACGCTATACCACGGATTTTCAGGTGAAAGTAGACCCGATGCACAATGTCTATGCCCGTTTCAAACAGGAGAAAAGCGGCCGGCCGGTGATCCAGCTTGATGCGCACAGCGATGAACTCGGTTTTATGGTGCAGTCCATTCGCGCCAACGGCATGATCGATTTCCTCAATCTCGGCGGCTGGATTCTGACCAATGTGCCTGCGCACCAGGTCGTGATCAAAAACAGCCGGGGAGAATATGTCAAAGGAATTACCAGTTCCAAACCGCCGCATTTCATGTCTGCGGCGGAGAAGAGCAAATATCCGGAGCAGAGCGATATCACCATTGATGTCGGTGCCACCAGCCGCGATGAAGTGATCAATCTGTTCGGCATCCAGCCCGGTGATCCGATCATGCCGGATGTGACCTGTGTCTATAACCCGGTCAGCAAGGTGTTTATGAGCAAGGCGTTCGACAACCGCATCGGCTGTCAGTGCATCATTGAAACAATGCAGAATTTGAAGGATGTCAAACTGCAGGTCAATCCGGTCGGCGCTTTCGCTGCGCAGGAAGAAGTCGGCTGCCGCGGTGCCAAAGTGACGGCGCAGGTTGTCAAACCGGATTTTGCCATCGTTTTTGAAGGTTCTCCCTCTGATGATTTCTTCACCGATCCATTTACGGCGCAATGCCGCTTGAAACACGGCGTTCAGATCCGGGTGATTGACGGCGGTATGATTTCGCACGCGGGCTTCCTGCGCTATGCCAAGAAAATTGCCGAAGCAAAGCAAATCCCTTATCAAATTGGCGTGCGCCGCTCCGGCTCGACCGATGGCTCCGCCATTCATACCGTGAATCACGCCGTTCCCTGTCTGGTCCTGGGGATTCCCACCCGTTATGCCCACACGCATTACTGCTATCTGGCGGAGGAAGACCTTGATGCGACCATTCGCTTGGCGACGGAGATTATTCAATCCCTGAATGCAGAGACGATGATGGAAATTACCGGCTGCTAGGCAATCTTCAAAAACCGCAGAAAAACAGGCGCCGGGACTGGCAGGAGTCCCGGCGCCTGTTTTTCTGCGCGGTAGATCAAGTGTCCCAGCAGTTAGCGGACGACAAACGATGTCAGCAAAGGCAAGAGGATGGGCACGGCTGCCGAGCAGACGACGCCGTGCAGGATCGCTATCATGGTGACGGCCGAGCCGCCGCAGCGGCTGATGATGGGCAGAGTGGTGTCCATTGTGGTCGCGCCGCCGATTGTGATGGCGGCAACGCCGATGTCCAGCGCAAAGAGCAGCGGTACCAATAGGAAGGTCAGCAGTTCGCGGATAATATTGGTCAGAAAAGCAATCGCTCCGTACTGGGCGCCTAAGCTTGCCGTCAGAATCGCTCCGGAGATGGAATACCAGCCCATACCGCCGCCGATAGCGGCTCCCTGCCAAAAACCCAGGTTCAAAAA comes from Negativicutes bacterium and encodes:
- a CDS encoding galactokinase, giving the protein MDQTLQIMLADFLGTFGGNADGIRCFFAPGRINLIGEHTDYNGGYVLPVALEIGSFLLARPRRDRLLRLADSQWPQPLQADLDHLTDFLQEPWGSYQLAIAHILQRQGCLLQGCDLYYHETVPLASGLSSSAAIELVTATALNRLNRLQIPPLRLAELAQTAECDFIGVQCGIMDQFAAAMGKANHALLLRCSDLRFQAVPLHLGDYRLLIVNSNYPRSLLQSKYNQRRQECEAALAMLQRALPQAANLAAITPRQFAATGAVLQDSLLFRRARHVISENARVLSAAAALTAGDLVSFGLLLNASHRSLRDDYEVTGAALDCLAETAQNIPGVLGARMTGAGFGGCTINLLPGSQIEAFQAKLSAVYQKKTGRLPSFYPADSADGAHEIDRALL
- a CDS encoding M20/M25/M40 family metallo-hydrolase — translated: MANKQLTADITNAFGPSGYEEDVVEVIKRYTTDFQVKVDPMHNVYARFKQEKSGRPVIQLDAHSDELGFMVQSIRANGMIDFLNLGGWILTNVPAHQVVIKNSRGEYVKGITSSKPPHFMSAAEKSKYPEQSDITIDVGATSRDEVINLFGIQPGDPIMPDVTCVYNPVSKVFMSKAFDNRIGCQCIIETMQNLKDVKLQVNPVGAFAAQEEVGCRGAKVTAQVVKPDFAIVFEGSPSDDFFTDPFTAQCRLKHGVQIRVIDGGMISHAGFLRYAKKIAEAKQIPYQIGVRRSGSTDGSAIHTVNHAVPCLVLGIPTRYAHTHYCYLAEEDLDATIRLATEIIQSLNAETMMEITGC
- a CDS encoding lysine exporter LysO family protein, which translates into the protein MILLIILVLAGGILAGHFLLPAAFVSVAVSSSQWILYLMLFLIGAEMAFTGDIWGRLKKMPRLVFCLPLFSIIGSVLGGAITGFFLNLGFWQGAAIGGGMGWYSISGAILTASLGAQYGAIAFLTNIIRELLTFLLVPLLFALDIGVAAITIGGATTMDTTLPIISRCGGSAVTMIAILHGVVCSAAVPILLPLLTSFVVR